The Pyrus communis chromosome 5, drPyrComm1.1, whole genome shotgun sequence region aattaaaccatttaattgcttatccatttcatataatttcttcacttatatccttactcggtgtacgatccgttaggttccaattagcgaggtagtgggcgatgttactcttaacgatcgattgtgaattgaaaccacatttcaattctcccttaaaattagtgtttgctaatctttagggcttccacaaaccatgggtgacgcctagcagtatgtcatggttacccaagctaagtagaagtggttggagaacctatccagttacaactacaatgcaatacggtccttctctaatacaatactcttaatcacattgtttaagtgatagtttgtttcatgtctaatatccaatgtgatacttctctatatgattcaattgaataagatttggaacaagcttccttagtcatattcatatgttttggccaaagactctcgaatcatatcttagagcattctccttccaccatggaaggttagagatcccttgttgtgcattcatatgcctacatgactagatagcttgaccccaacaatgccgtggacactccaatggaatgccgttgacataatcaaagatcaaggacctaaccattagacatcaatgatgcctcaggtcaaaggactactttgcatattgcaactatcgagttctcacatgacatgtatgttcaaactctcgtttgatcgttgttcagtgtactcgattactctttcgagcacctatgtgtttgccttagtgtccaacaccaaatgacttgagactagttcatactcacgcttgagtcgacataacacatactaaccttagcggattgtcaatgcccaattggcaatcctatggctaggaacgttttaggaatgaacataagagaaaggtctcgttaatttaactaacttaaatcacttgtctcttagatcaaatacattccttggattcccttattgcttaaacacaagataatataaatagtgattaacaataagctttgccctctattaaacatataaaagtttaacacaataagtatccaaaaaagctattacatcaaatgagtggctttgtgggcatacttccaacatcTCCCTCTGTTCAAGTACGGCATGACCTCAGAATATAAAATTATTgttagaaattaaattttgtcAATTGGATATATATGTCGTTAAATTATTCATGTCTCCATTATTTGTCTCTAAAcccttttaagtttttttatttatcgaaACCCCATTAAATTATACTCAACAATCCTTAAATAATTCCTTTATCTGCCCCTCCACGCATATTCCTGAGTATGtatataatcaaaattttagcaggaaaactaatgaaaataaataaaattctttggtaaaaaataaaaaaactaatataattaTACTGAGAGTGAATTAGGGGTGTTGGGTCATGCGTGCATTGCTTCCTAAAGAGTGAAAATTAAGCGTTTtctaacattaaaaaataattattgacTTCGTTTGacagaaaaatataaatgtGTTTTTGACTCGTAAAAACGCTTTATGGGAAAATTATATTCTAAATGTTTCTTCGGAAAGTATTTATGCTATTCTATAAAGCACTTAGATTTTAATAATAAAAGCCCTTTTCAGATAAACAATGACAAACATGCTCTTACACTAGTAGATAAGACTATTTGCGTGACAAGACTTTACGCGACAAAAGACTTTTTGTTGCTCAAAACgtgttgacaaaaaaaatatattaaacacCTTATGCAACAAACATATTAGTCTCGCAAAAGGTATTTGCTCGACGACACCAACTGTTCATTGCTCAAAGGGTTAGAAATTAGGGCTGGGCAAACGGGGCCTGGACCCGCGGGTAGGGGCGGGTCCGAGCGATTCGGGGCGGGTACGGGGCGGGTCCTGTTTTTAAAATCCTGAAACGGGGCGAGGCGGGGCAGGTCCATGTCATTTGCGGGGCGGGACGGGTCTTAATTGCTGAGGAAACGGGTCCCCGACCCGAACCATTTCCATCTTccaaaaatttgagatttaatCTGATCCGTTGGTTTAATCCGATCGCACTCAAGTAAGAGTCTCAGACTCTGCGTGCTTGACTCCCATAGTCGACACCCCACTCCCCaaatctcctctcctctctcgtCTTAGACCTCGCTCGAGCTCCCCATCTTCCCCATCCCCCTCGTCCTCTTCCCCGGCGCCATCCTCCCCCTCCAGATCTTCAAGTTCCGCTACCGTATCATGATGCACTCCCTCCTCCAGACCAATCTCCGATTCGGGGTTATCTACAATGATGCCGTCTCCGGCACCGCCGACGTTGGCTGCGTCGGCGAGGTCGTCAAGCACGAGCGCCTCGTCGATGACCGGTTCTTCCTCATCTGCAAACGCCAGGAGCGGTTCCGGGTCACTGACCTCGTCCGTACCAAACCTTACCTGGTGGCGGAGGTCCAATGGCTCGAAGACCGGCCGTCGAACGACGGCGAGGAGGACCTGGAGGCGTTGGCCAGCGAGGTCGAGTCGTATATGAAGGATGTGATTCGGTTGTCAAATCGGTTGGGCGGGAAGCCGGAGAAGGATGTGCAGGACCTGCGACGGAACCTGTTTCCGACACCGTTTTCGTTTTTCGTTGGGAGCACTTTCGAAGGGGCACCGAGAGAGCAGCAGGCGCTGCTGGAACTGGAGGACACGGCGGCGCGGTTGAACTGGAGGTAAACCTCTTTGTATCCCTTTCCCCTGCCTCTAATTCCTGGAGGACTCTAAATGTTGATTTTTCCAATACTGtttattggttttgaattttatgGATCTGCTTATAGATTGTAGATTTTAAGTTGTTTGGTATTTAAATTTGCAGAAATTTAAGAGTATTTGATTACCATAGTTTATTGGTTTCGAGTATTTGAAGAGaggcaatctgtgcagttttgtgcagattgcaatctgtgcagtttgcaatctgtgcaattttgtgcagattgcaatctgcaatccgtacaaattttttttttttttttcaaacaaccaaaaaaaaaaataaaaaaaaaaataaaggacccgtggacccggctCGAACCAGCCCGTTTCAACCGGGCCGGGTAATGTCCGGTTCTTATATTAGAAAATGTaatccccggcccggcccgccccgttctctttgaacctaggtccggtctggtcccttcaaaattgggcccagcccggcccgtgcccagccctatTAGAAATAACGCTGGTGGAGAGAAATCTGGTGCCAAAACCTCGTGCGACAGTCATTTTCCCGTGAAATCTTTGCGCGACGGGACTGTCGTAGCAGCAAACGATCTCGAATGGTCAGTTTTTAAGACTAAGTATTTACTACAAAGTTTATGCAATGAAGGTGTTGTCGCACAAAGTGTGGAAGGACTCGTCCTTCGTCGTGGAAAGTGAGTCGgtcaaaaatgaattaaaatcgTAGTATTTACTGTGGAATTTGCGCAATGAATGTTTCGTCACGCAAAGGTCAAATGGGTTCtttaaagggagttttaacgaaacactctcggtactgttcactttaacgaaaaaagacatttttattctaaaaaatcacttctgatactattcacttacaacgcatttttgttcttttgattaaaactcaaagttttcaagtttttttcattagttttcatttctttAAATTCACAGATTTACTCTCATTTTCCCTCACAaactttttctttccaaaacctTAAAGTTGCCCCCATTTTCTTTTCCCCAAACCCTTCGACTTCCCAATTCTTTTTTTGTACGATCGATGTGGCTAATTCCGCTACTCCTCCAACGAAGGGATGCGATGGACAAGGATTTCGGAAAGATAATACTAAGTGCTCCAAATCGGAACTACCGCCCCTTGCATTCACCGGCATCCAACCAAACATAGCCTCCAAATCGGAAAAGAAGAAGATTCTACCCTCTTTCATCATGCCACAACTCAAACCTACAGCCACCAAGTGAATGAAACTCGTGAGAGAAACATCTCACAAGTAACAGTGCCAATAGCGGCACACAGATGGAAGATGATGGTGTGATCATCTGTTGATAGAGAATTCATCAAGAAGCCCACTTAGAGAGACTCTCCTTAGAATTCCTCAAAAATGAATTCATGAGCATCTAGGATTATTTTCTTGGagcaatcaaaattttaaggtAATGTTTTAGAGTAGAAAAATGTACCCGTGCCCCGTTCGAGGTTGGTGCTTCGTCCCAAAGCCTGATTTTTACGCATGCTAAAtctggggagagagagagagagagaggagggaaaatagaaaaatactAGGGAGACGATAGTTTTGTAGTAAATTTGTGTACGTTTTATGTGGTAAATGATAGTTTTGTAATATATTTGTGTTCGTTTTATGCGAGAAATATTGTGTACATGTCACGTTAATTATTGAATTTTAATTGTATGCTACTTGAGAATTTGAGATAGTActaaatatggtacaaaaatataattttcccAACATTACTCGTGAAAATACTAGTAAGGTCAGAAGCATATCCCTTGTATAGAAAATATACCGTACAAATACACAGCACATAGGCATGGGTACATAACCATTAAGTTGCATACAATATGTAACGCAGTAAGCTCCAGCTCTGCTACCAACTATAGAATAATATGATTCTATCAGCATCAACATCAACCCAGTACTACTGCTTGTATTCTATATGTAAACACGCAGAATACTACTACTTTAAGCACTACacctacatacatacatataggcAGTCTCCAGCACGcctatatattttatttatttatttatctataaTATATATTCAATACTTGAATATGTTGTCTCCGAGTTACAGGAGGTGAGGCTTCTCCAAGTCCTCGATGCTGGTAGGACGGAACCAAGCCTTCTGCTCCAGCACCGAGGATCCCTCACCACCATTCACTGGGGAGGAACCGTCCTCCCTGCTTACGGAAGAAGTATGTTCAGCTTCAGGCCCGAATACCCCGGTTTGGGGGTTTGGAGCCCAGTACTTGTCAGGTTGGGGCGGGATCACATCATCTGGAACAAAGCTAGGTCGAATCTGCTCCTCTGGGTTCTTGTCATAGATTGAGGTGTGAACAGCCCTCCTGAATATCAATACATACAAGCAACTGATCAATTATGTACATACTTGACCATTGGAAACGTAATCACAAAGATTATTCTAATAGCATAATGATTTGGTTATGTCATAAGATTCGCGTCCCTCAGACTTAATTGAGACAACATAATTGAGACAGTAGTTAAGTGCGCCTGACGGctaatatttatatttctaagaaaaagaaaactaaaagtaaaagcTCTTATTTCCCACTCTTGTTAATGACGTCCTAAAGCACGATTTCTTCCCAATATTAAACAAAACGCCACTTAAGAAAGGATGAACGAACCAATTGGAAATATACACAAAGGGTATGGAAGCGAATTTAAAAACATTGCAGCTTAAGCTAACATGTTTGAAAGATAGGGACAGAACAGACAGCTTTGCCTTACCACAAATGCACCATCTAGCCagttattttcaacttttcaaaGGATAACAATGCCCCCACAATCTTTTGTACTCTTTACCTGCTTACCAAACAAGTTGGGCATCGGTTTTATCTTAATTAGATTCCCTAATGGCCAATGCATAAAAGGATTTGTTTAAGGGTAGGTATCGATGTCATGCCAACCATGATAGGTGTCACCCAAACAAGATATTCAAGTCACATGACCCCAACCCATGTTATTTAATAAAAGATAATGACCACCTACCAACTGACCCAACAATTTTTATATTCCAATGttaatacatataaatattaacACTTTAGTATtacaatttaataatatttttatttattggtaagtgaaaggttttagattcgattcttaCGAATTCAAACCACATTAATGCTAATCCATTGTAAGATTTAGCTTACTCTCCTACTTGctttgtagataatatcgtttgttttaaaaaaaaaaaaaaaaaacaaaaaacaaactagTATGATATTCTATTTCTCACACTGCACTTCACCGGCCTATTGTCCTCAAGCAGGCATGCGAATAAGGTCATTCATACGTATAAATGAATTATAAGCCAAATATCTGacgaaagaaaaattgaaaatcttcATGGTCAGAGTAAGCGGATTGGAAATGTTAATGTCAAAAGCTACCAAAAGTCCAGTTTGACCGCAGCATTCAATGCAAGCTAGGCACATAAAATATTATAAGTTGATATTTCATCAAAAGATCTTGCCATGAAAAGGACACTAGATTTTAGGCATATGCACATCCACATGTCACTATTGAAAGTTAACGCTGCCACATAGATATTTGAAAGACAAAACCACCCTACGATATAGATCCGCAAAAATTCTAAAGATTTCCTAATATAAAataagaattgttattaacatttcaaaaatctcattctacttttcaaattttttatattaaaaaaaaaatacacttgtgaataACGTAGAATAAATTTTTGACATGCCAATAATATTTCTCTATAGAATAAGATCTTTTCTGGATTCTTTCCATCGTTCCGTTCAATCAAAAATTGAACGGTTAGgaattaatttcctttttcactgttcatcttcttcctcttctcactctcactctccgactctcttcttcatctctctctgactctcttctctctctatcttctcTCCTCCATCTCTCACCCCAGCTTGATCCAAAGGATCCGGATGGAAGGGACCCTAATCGTAATTATGTCACTTTTGCTACCACATGTCACCATGGTTAACTTCAAAAAAGAAACCCTAATCGTAATTATGTCACTTAATTTACCAAAAGTGACATCTTTTTCCTCTTATTATATTAATGAACGGTGGAGATTGTCCAATGAGAATCCTAGTCAGTGGCGTGTCCTTATCGAAACCCCGCAGCAAGCGAGTACCACGGCTAACAGGCCCTTGGTACGAAAATGCCCATAAACATTATTTAACTTTGTTTctaaacttttttcttttcttccctaAAAAAGATTAGtcataaaacaataaaatatcgATAAAAACGAAGCTGAAAATAGATCCAAAATTCTACCGTGCTTCCGAGCATCTTGTATTCCAAAGAATTTAATAGTTAGATCTTCGTCATCATATTTTTGATTAaatgatctaacggttaaaaagcCAGAACACGCAGAGGAGAATCTCACACCACAATCACAAAAAAGGAAGGGATATATTTCACAAGTCACACTTAATTAATCATATATTCTCTTTAGtaaatttcaacttttttttgcAGAAATTAAAGCAAATTTTCCAAACGGTAAACTAGCGAAACAACTCAGATGATCAGATCGCAGCTTCTTCAACACGAAATTATTAACTAACAGATCAAAATTTCCTAGAAGTTTGAGAAATTAAACGCAAGTACAGACGCGAAAAAGCTCGAATCAAACGCAAAATGGATACCTGAGAGTGAGAGCAGAGAGCTGAGCTGAATCGCGCGTTCGGATCTCGTTGATAAGTCGCTTTCCCAAGCTCGCGATCCCTCGACTGCTCGAATTGGCGGCCATACAAGTAAAAGACTAAGCGCAAGTGTATAGAGAGAAAGACGGAGTGAGCGATCGTCGGCTTTTATGTGTAAAATGATTTGGATGAGGAGTCTGTCTTATATAGCGGAAGCCTGGATGGTGGTGTCTAATATTTTACGTCCACCTGCCCCAGCAGACTCGCTTTTTTGTATGCCACCAACCCGCCCACCGTACTCTTTGCTAATTGCTAGTACTAAGCGGCGTCGTTCTCTTGAACGGTTGGTTTGTTTTACGCGTCCAAGACGCGGACTTGGTCGAACATTCTCGCTTTAATGCTTTAACGCTGTTTTTTGGAGGCCTTTGTAATTATGTGGTGGCGTTTGGTCATTGGCTGGTGTTTTTACAGTTATTGAGTTGTGTCTTAAAATAGACACACAAAATCGACATTTTTAATAACACGCCCTCTTGTCTAAAATGATACTTTTTACCTCTATTAGacattgggttttttttttaattctaaaaaAAAGGGACCAATTGGTGGTTTCGCCATAACAGTCTACATTTTTTAGGGCAAAAGAGACTCACAAAGACATTTTAATTTCTCCTAACCCCATTGATGCTAAATGTATGAGTGCATATATTTGTACCACGTTTTGTGTATTTAGAACTCACCTTTAACAGACACGTAATTAACAAAGTGATTTGTATTATTGAGGTTCATAAGACATGGAGGTTTACATGTACACATGGTTAAATGAATTGTCGTTTGTACTAGCTGGTAATATCCATGTTCACGTAAATAATTAGACTCATAATCATGTATTTATGTAAACGATTTTATATAACTGTAATCATTAAGTTTAGTGCAATTACCTATATCCGCAAATATTTTGTCAATTCTTATTTAAGCTCCAAAGTCCAGTGGTCGCTATTGACTGCTAGTTGATTAACTATGGCTAACAACTCTACCAACAACCTCTCCACTTGAGTGAAATAGAATCTTTTTGTTCATGTATTTCTAGATCTCAAGTTTAATAATCACTTAATTattagaaaaacaaaaggaatgcTAATTAACAATTGAAAGTCCTTTTTATGCTTAGATGGAACTCGAATATTCCCCAGTATATTAGGCAAGCATGGCATTATACCAAAACCCACATGTTTAGGCATTCATCATCAAGTCTTGAGTCTCTTACAAGTTTATAAAGAACTACTTAAAATATTATGTTTGCATGAATCTCGAGCTCAAAAATAAGCATATCTTTCACTTTTCTAACAAGTGTgcgtgccaaaaaaaaaaaaaaaactaagaagCAAAGATTTTATAGTTCCCACAAATGTGACCAATTGGTAAGTGAAATTACCCAGAAAATGATCCATTCTTTTGTTACTAGTACCGTACAACCACGTAATCACGAGTGTCGAACGCTAGAATTTATTGGGtgccaaaacaaacaaacatatggAGTAAAAAGAGCGTTACTTAATTATGCATTGCTGACCAAAAGTACAGGAATTAAGACATTATTGGGAAGAACATCGCGAGGGGACACATGTGGGAGCCAAGGCATGCTAAAGGGCGGGGTCGAATGTGCGCATTGCACAATGAATCAGTGACAGTTCATTTTCGTGACAAAATCAATATCCAATAGTTATCAACCCCTTTCAGTCGTCAATTGGAAAATTAATTGCAGCAAGCGATCCCTCATGTCGCGGGTTTGGTTTGCGGAACACACGTATACAAGGACGAAGGCGTGCAAGTTGTAATTTAGATTGGCATGTCATGGGGTTACCTTGAAAAATAACTTATATTAAACAAATATGATAAGGAGACAATATCACAAAACAATGATGCGGCACCATATGAGAAAGTTCAAACACAAAATGTTGTGATATAAATTAGAAATGTCACAGTAACATCTAGTGTAATTGAGTCCTTCTTGTTTACCTTGGGCTTGTAAGGATGGCCCGAGTACGTGGTTGACCAGGCTTGGTTAGCATTCGACCCAGCAATTTTTATAAGATGTAATTATTTTTGGAAGAAAGTTGGTGCTTGTAATTTGTGGCTGGCCAGTGGCCACTAAAATCAATCGTGGCCAATCGAAATTTATCTGGTCCTGCAATCCTGTGCACAGCAGCTTCATTCATCTAGACATCAAACTAGAAGAGTGTGTGCCTGACTCGCTCTAGCTTCTCTGTCTGGTCACAATTTAGCGCTACCAAACATGTCACAGGCGGTGCTTGCAGctgcttcctcctcctcctcttgctTCCCCACCTTCAACAGGCACCACTCGACAAGAACTCCACAGGTCACTACTCCAAAACAATTGCCACCAATTCAATGCCAGGTAGGTACCAATTCTAATGCTCAAAGCCTCAAACCACAAGAATATCTATCGCAACGGGTATGTCATTGTGGCAGTATTCCAAAGTAGTGATCATATCAGCTATCGGTGTGTGATTGGTTTGTGACATTGCCACAGTGTCACACCGTTTGGATATGTTTTGATTCCGAATCATGCTGTTCAAGAAATCTAACCTTATGACTCTACATTTGTTTTGTTCTATATTCTATATATCTAGAAGTCTAGCTTCCAAGGATTGTCACTTGGAGAAGCCAAACGGGGAGTGCTATATTCTCTGGTAGCAGATTTGAATAATGGGAGTGGTTTAGG contains the following coding sequences:
- the LOC137734586 gene encoding uncharacterized protein codes for the protein MSGFVGILPTSPSVQTSLELPIFPIPLVLFPGAILPLQIFKFRYRIMMHSLLQTNLRFGVIYNDAVSGTADVGCVGEVVKHERLVDDRFFLICKRQERFRVTDLVRTKPYLVAEVQWLEDRPSNDGEEDLEALASEVESYMKDVIRLSNRLGGKPEKDVQDLRRNLFPTPFSFFVGSTFEGAPREQQALLELEDTAARLNWR
- the LOC137735303 gene encoding late embryogenesis abundant protein At5g17165-like: MAANSSSRGIASLGKRLINEIRTRDSAQLSALTLRRAVHTSIYDKNPEEQIRPSFVPDDVIPPQPDKYWAPNPQTGVFGPEAEHTSSVSREDGSSPVNGGEGSSVLEQKAWFRPTSIEDLEKPHLL